The DNA window GGATGATGACCACAGTCAGGTGTGAAGCACAGGTGGAAAAGGCCTTTTGCTTACCCTCTGCTGAAGGGATCTTGAGGACAGAAGAAAGGATGAACACATAAGTCAAGAGGATGAGCAAGAATGTACCCAGCAAACCCAACACTGACATCAGTGTGACAATGAATTCTGTGAAGTCACTGTCTATGCAGGACAGCCTCACAACTGCCCTCATGTGGCAGAAGAAGTGTCTGATGAGGTTAGGTATGCAGAAAGACACCCTGAATATCAGTGCAGTCTCTATCAGGGAAACCAAGAAGCCTCCAGCCCAAGCACCGGCCACAAGCTGTCCACACATAACATTGGTCATCAGAAGAGGATATCTGAGAGGGTTGCAGATGGCCAGGAAGCGGTCATACCCCATCAAGGTGAGAATGATGCAGTTTGTTCCACCAAGACCCAAGAAGAAGCACATCTGCAAGCCACAGCCTGTGACTGAAATGCGCCTGTCCTTGTCCAGCAGATCCACCAGCATCTTGGGGATGATAGTCAGGGTATAGCAGGTCTCAGAGAAGGAGAGTGCACTGAGGAAGAGGTACATAGGGGTGTGGAGAGATCTGTCCACCCAAGTCAAGCCCATGATGGCCAGGTTGCCTATTAGAGTGAGCATATAGaggcaagagaagaaaacaaagaggaaggTCTGTACATGTGGGTAAGCAGAGAAACCTATAAGAATGAATTCTTTCAGGATTGTTTGGTTGATTGTCATTGCTTGGGTTCctgaaaagtgaaagaaagaacaaataaatcttaattccTCCTTATCATTTAATATATTCAAGTGAAATGCATGGTGTGAATAAGACAAATCATAAGATTACAACATAGAATCAATTTCCCATTCAGTTTAGCAAAACTCAGCCATGTATGTAGATAATGTGATTTTCTAATTGTGCATTCATTTATCCCCAAAATATGTTAATTATGAAACAATATATCACCAGAAAGTTTATTTATTCCTGCCTTACAAAGGTTAACTATCAATGAAGAAGCCTAATGGTATGTGTGAGTGACCTCTCTTGAGATGCTGGCTCCAGGGTCCCGTAGGCCAGTAAAAACTTCCAGGCTATTGGCATTGTTTTTAGTGAACATCCAGACTTGGTGCTAAGACCCTATTCCTAAAGAATTACATAATTAAATCATATCTGGAACATTCATCCACATTGACTACATTTTATAGTACTGCAAAGTTTTCTTTACACTTTTGGGGAGGAAAGCCATTAATAATCTCAACCAAATGTGAATTCTGGGAACTAAAATATGGCTGGCTTTAGACGATATGTTCACTGGTGTGATAGCACATCAAGGTTGTGGGAGTAAGAGATTATTTTCCAGTGGGTTTTAAATCCTGGTTCAGAAGATGGAACTTGCCTGGTGACATTAACTGAGCCCAAAACTCTTGACTGGACAAGTGATAGGGCATAAGGGTGACTCTATGCTATGTGGTACTTAATATTCTAATATGTGGAATAGTGATCAACTGCTCCTAAGTTCTTGTCATCATTCCCATAGGTTAGAACATCCCTGAACACTCTCAGAGAAGCTAATTTTCATCCAAAATGGTCAATGCAGAGAGTGGTCAACACACAGAGAATTAGATTCTGTGGCATACTCGGCTCTAATTGGGAAATCTCTACCACTCTCTCACCCATAAGGGATCAAGAATCATTGATGAAGAGAAGAAAATTGTCCTAGAAATGGAAATTTTAGATatgtacagaaaaaaattattttctagacATAATCTTATGTGAATGTGACTGCAAGCACACTATTGGCAAGACAAAGACAACCCCAAATCTCAAACGGACAGAGGAGGAACACATGAAGCCCTTCTTTAGCAGAGAAAACAGTGGCCATTGATAGCTGATGGGAGGTAAATGTGGTGATGAGGTGATAGGGGATTTGATCAAAACAGCTTATATGCACATGTAtggaaattctcaaacaataaaaactaataaaaataaagaaaacaggtaAGTTTGGgtacataaatgaaaatattaatctTTCTTAAAAGTAGAGTCATTTACCTGAAAAGTGGTTTTAATGGTCAGTAATGTAATAACGATGAGATACTGCAGCTGGTGTTCAGATGAAGTAGACTCAGACACATTAATGGAGACACCTCTAGGTAAGACTCTCAACACAGAAATGTGCTCAGTGTGTCTAggatctggggagatgg is part of the Meriones unguiculatus strain TT.TT164.6M chromosome 11, Bangor_MerUng_6.1, whole genome shotgun sequence genome and encodes:
- the LOC110544424 gene encoding olfactory receptor 10X1-like, with the translated sequence MTINQTILKEFILIGFSAYPHVQTFLFVFFSCLYMLTLIGNLAIMGLTWVDRSLHTPMYLFLSALSFSETCYTLTIIPKMLVDLLDKDRRISVTGCGLQMCFFLGLGGTNCIILTLMGYDRFLAICNPLRYPLLMTNVMCGQLVAGAWAGGFLVSLIETALIFRVSFCIPNLIRHFFCHMRAVVRLSCIDSDFTEFIVTLMSVLGLLGTFLLILLTYVFILSSVLKIPSAEGKQKAFSTCASHLTVVIIHFGFASIVYLKPEASGGDDTLIAVPYTVITPFLSPIIFSLRNRDMKTAFRKIMKKTVVLEK